The sequence AGGCAATTCTCGAGCTTCTATAGTAGCTTGGGAcacaattaatatgaagaagatcaCGATACACGCAGTGGCAAATAGAATATATATTGTTAATTCGCCAAAGTTCCCAAAACCCTAGTCGAGGAAATTAGTTGCTCATTTTCATGCAAAAATCAATGGAAATCAATAAGGAAGACATGTACGTAATTATCaatgataaaagaataaaatctaaaatcttcaACTGAATACAAAACCAAAACCCCAAGAACAATTGTATCAAGAGGACAATGTATATGAaaaagtatcaaaagtgtgtaacatAATATGGTATAAccttagggtatttatagtatctcaaaataataaagaaatactaattaaaatagaataagaaaattaagtCGGCAGTGGTTACGCCTCTGGCAATGAGTCATCAGGTCTCCTTATGAATCGTTGCCTGCTGTCGTAGCTCTCTTTAAGCTTTAGTGGCTATGACTCATCTGATAACCTTAAGATTCGTAGGTTTCTAGTTGTATTCACTCTAGTAGCTTTTCTCTTTCAGGGCACTTGAGTCTGTTGTCCTTACAACTCCTCACCACAAGTCGTCATCAGACATTATGACTCATGGTCTGCACTTATAACCACTGGAGCATAAATCTTTAAGTCTTTGAACACTGGTAACAGTATGACTTCTCACTACGAGTCATAGTCATATCTTATGACTCGTAGTCTTCCCTTACTTCTCTCATGGACTTAGCTTTGGCTTCTATTAGCTTTATGATTGCACACCACGACTTGTAGTTACTCCTTACGAGTCGTGGTCAGTTGATACTTGGCTCCTTCAGCTTGGATATTTCCACTGTTATCATTATAGTATAGGATACGAGTCGAAAGGTGACTACACGACTCGCAGTCTaactaaaacttcaattttctagagtttttttttttcatttttcatacaGTGCACTTCCAACCTAATTTACCTGTTGTACATCCAAAAAATCATCATATCGGATGAAATGGCTTAAGTCAATGCATAATTTCAAcattttaagcattgaatgtGCCATGTTTCCATGGATATCAACTCCCTCcacttagaacgtttgcatgtcctcaagcaaaacacaaaacataaacaCGATGCTTAAACAGAAGATCCTACTATACCTTTGGCAGTAAATTCTCAACTTTAGTTCACAATACATTACCCTCtcctatttttagaatatcaaaACCCAACTGTCTATAGACATAAAGTATAGTAATATGAGACACAAGAATTaagtgatggcattacattagcaacgaACAACTAGGCATAGAGACAAGTTACACTACTCGAACGAATAAAGAATCTAACAACGCCACCTATGTACCCTCACAGTCAAAAAAGACCCATTCACTGATATGGATTTAATGTGATAATACAGGGACGGTCAAGAAACGATCTCACTCACAAAGAAATTCCACATTATGCAcaaaatgccataggcttgcccttatattaTTTACCTTGGTTTTTGAACAGtcaggttaggatcactataggactttatttggcttatAACGTGGGTTTAGGGTTGGTAGTGTTTATTCACGATgatttttagtgactaagcctccttgacagtACCATTACTTTAGGGTCCacttattttccaacttttcttTCAATCCAACCTTGTTtcttactttttattctttttataccTATTCAAGGTgaggtcttttattcttttatttttcttatttttctcaaaatttttttgctctttttctatttttcacaattttctcatttttctttttctgccACACCCAACTgtactttcttttttattcataccccttcttcatacctacttTTCTTTGAGCACAgctatgatagtcaccctcaacttaggcgatttgcctgagttgaggtgcacaatttccaaggaggaccaggtccAAACAGTTTCATTGCTATTAAAATGGAAAGGTTAATAGGTGTAAATAAAAATTAGGTCTATTAAGGCTCAAATTAGAATCAAGGAATTCTTATTCACATTTGGTGTGTTATGTTAGGCTAAAgtggataattttttttcaaaaatggcCTATTATCCTTTCCTAattgactatcctacaacctggGCAAGACTAACTGGGAAAGTTCTGGATTTCGCCCACGCAGAGGACTGGGTAACAACTCACACACATATTGTACTAGATCATATTGCTAGTTACTTCCTATACAGTTTATGAAATTGTTTTCCACAGTTATTACGTCCCTAATTCTAATTCCATTACTAGATTCGCAGCGGTCACATGCGTACACAATTCACACAGTTGTCAAAAATTTTGGAAGGGTAACTTTTGTCAATATATTGAAAAATTTTAGCACAGTCTTATCAGAAAAACATTAACTACCTTAGATACCAAGTTTCCTCCCAATTAAAGCTCACACGTAAACAAAAGAAAACATTAAATGAACTAAACATGTTGGTTCATCATTCAAATCGTAGTCAGCGGGAAAGGATACACGGCAACAACAACTCGCGGTGGTTAAACggtacacccccacccccaactaaataCCTATATATTGCCCCTAGTGCatctaaaaatacaaaacaagggaAGGATAACTACCTAGGCGCCCAAGGCACTAGATTAAGTTGGGCCAGCATATGGGATCTCAGACTGGGTCCCACCCTCAACATCAATAATCTCATCAGCTGTTGGGACACTCTTAGTAATAGTGGCACTGATGGTGGCTGGTGCACTCAAATATAGCTCAGGCAGTGGGGTTGTACTACTTCTCATCCCAGCAGCATCAGCAGATCTTGAACTACTAGCCCACGCTGCCAACTTTTGGACCCTTTTCTCGCGGTCCCTCTCACTCTGTATACTCTCTCTTGTTGCAATCTTGGGGTTTTCTTCTTTGGTTCTCtgtctcttcttctttttttctttcttcctttcttACCATCACCTTCGCCAGCTACGGGGTTTGAAACTCTAACACCCCAAATATCCTCAACCTCCACATCCTCATGGATCATCTTAATAATGGgtgtatgaataaatggtctctCATGTAGCTCGTTAATAGCCTTTATGAGCACAGCTAGCTCGGTCTTTCCACCTACTAAGTCTAGGGACTAAATACCCTCAAGTTGTTAGCTAATATGTTGCTCAACCTATCAAATTTTGTTCGTAGTGCTCTTATCTCATCCTGTATCTTATTTTCATCCAAAGGGTGTACTCCTGATTTGGTAAGTTTCACTTTCATCTCCATCGTACTCAACCTCTTTTATACCTTCGATAAAAATAACTGCAACATTAATACATAGCCGATCAAAACTGACTTGGTTATGGATGGTTGTGATGCTGCAGATGATAATAGAGGTTGAGTCTAGGATGTACCTATTGTATAAGAGGCCTGGAGATCAGACTAGACCATCTCAGTAAGGGTGTCACCCATGTTGGTGGAACCTATAGTGTCATGTCCATTCCCACCAGCCTCAAAAGCCCTTTGGATCATAGTGGCCCACAACTTAGCTGCCTTGGAGATCGAGTTAGTAACATCTCTGATAAGTTCCAAATCTGTTGTGATTTTTGGCCTTAAGAACTAATCAATCCCTGGAAATTTTGGTACTCTCGCATCAATGCACATCTGTGTCAAGAGACAAAGGAAGGCCATCAATGTTTTGATACTCGTCACCCTATCTCTGATCTCTTAAGTAATCTATTAGGCCACATCAATCTTATAGATAGTCATAATTCCTATGATTAGGGATGCTTTTTCTAATCCCATAATATCATATGTTAAGGTCGAACTCATCATGGTCGTATCAGGGTCCCCCAAGCCTTGGCATGAAAGTTCAAGCTACTCTTCTTAATTGATGGTGAATTTATAATACCACTAACTACCCATGGATCTTCCTCCCAATCGGTGGCAATGATCCCATCCATCCACCAAAATTGAATGAGCTTATCCTTTGAACCTATTTATTTcacctttattttcttcatctcctCTACTCGGAAGTCTATCTCTGCAATATTGGCCAGAAGTACAAATTCTTGCCCATAAAGTATCTAGGAGATTGTCTGAGCTGAGATGTCCACCCAAACACCTTAAATGACTAAATCTAACACTGGCTCTACACTCTTCTACAACCAGCCCTAAGAATTTTGCCTTTTTATCTCCATTTGGTATGCAACATAAAACTCACAAACCAACATTGAACTGTACTACCTTGGTGGCCTAGTCATCCATTCAAAATTGTAGTGTTTAAATCTAGCATCAAAGGCAGGAATCTCAGACATGCTTGTTGTGGTCAACTTTCTCTCAAGATAAATACTTCTCAAGAAATTTTCATTTGTAGGATTTATGGCACTGTAATGGACATGCATTCTAAGGTACCCCAATCATTTAACATAGGTATTAGAGCAACCTCGATGGAAATTAGAGTGGGAGGTACTCATGGTGGTGGTATTTCTTTAAATCAACAGCCACTCTCCTCACTGCTATCTTCTCTAGATATAGACCCATCTTCGTCATTATCCTTATTCTCGTCTTCACCTTCATTTTTGTCTTCCTCTTTCTGGGAACATGATTCTTCCTCACCATTAGAGGACGATGGTAAATGGGGTGGTGAGGTTCTAGGGTTATTCATCTTTGGTGTGGACCTAGGGGGTATGTCCTCTTCCATAGTTGCTTTTGCACCCCAGATTCATCTTTCCCTTGACTCTACGTACCTTTTTACTGGATATTCCTCTATTGAGCTGCTTGATAACTCAGTGTCCTTATTTAGAAGCTTACGGTTGACTTTTGGGGCAAGCTTTTTATGGGTTTGGGTCTATGATAGTTGCTTCTTTGATGAATCACCTTTTGGATCCATTAGTACCTGTTGAGTAAGAGCCATTAGTTAGTCctaagaaaagtaaagaaaaacaagaaaatagaatGTCAGTGTGGTAAGATATGGGCACACTATGACTCAAGGTGCGAGTCAATGCCTCTGGTTATGAGTCATAGTAAGACTCGTAAAGTGGAAGGATGCCTATTCAGTATTCACTGGTTAGGCAAAGAGTCCTCCTAATGAGTTGTAATTTTAGATTATGACTTGTTACCAACACTTACTATCtgaccaaaaatattttcttgatgctAAACCCTCCCCAGTCGCTATGACTCCTGACTGCGAGTCGTATAGTGTTACTATAACTCATTGGGATGAGTCGTAATGGTAACAAAACCTACACTCTTCTAATCAATCATGTTACCAGTGGTTATGAGTGATGTAAAAACTCATTAAGTGACCTTACGAGTCGTTAAGAGTCCTGTATCCACTGTAACATAAGTTATTAAAGGACTTGGTTTCAATTTTCAATCCTAACATAATAATATCCAAATTTAACAACGTCAAGCATCCCTAATTCATCCCTTTCATCAAAAATTAGTCCATGTTAGGTAATATACTCCTATTATCACTTTTATTTTACAAATGTATTATGAATAGGGCTCGTCTAATTATATGCACGcaaattttgaacaagaaatcCAAGCAACCATTTCACATTGAAGCATCACTTtaataatttagaattaaaatataaaatacttacTTTGTTGCTTGTGTTGGATTCTTTTTTAGTTTAACCTCAAAGACTCTCGAACCCTACCCTTTGATATTGTTCAATTCTTGGGAGATTTTGACATAATTGTTGTTGGGATGAATTAATAGTTTTTTTGCATTTAGTTGGTAGCTTAGTAGAATGGATAGAGCCGCTATTTTTTGAATGATTGGGATACCAATCATTTAGCCCTTTGTTATATTCAATTGTAATCATTATAATTAGGTCGGGTCGACCCGCTAGGTCTGTGATGTCAAGCTTGGTTACAAGTTATCTTAATGACTTGTAACTAGTGACTATGGGTCGTAAACTCCCTCCGAAAGGATTAGAACCTTACTTGCATCTACAGTCATTACGACTAAGTGTGATGAGTCATAGTCACTGACTATAATTCATTCTGAGAGTCGTAAttactctaaaaaccaaatgccTGAGAATGGTCCGGGTTCCAACACCCTACGACTCCTGACTACAAGCCGTAAAGTCTGACTATGACTCATTATGTAAGTAGTGAGTCTTCGCACCAAAAAaaatttttgtccttttttctGCAATCTCCAACCCTGCACATTGAACACACAAATTACCATATAATGAactaagtacaaaacatgggttgcctcctatacagtgcttgatttaacatcatggcacgATGTGGCAaagttggatactcagatttcaccaaccatccccatgggttgcctcccatgtagcacctAATTTAACATAGCAGCATCAGTTgccttggttactcaaacttcaccaaggcTCAAATCATCAATTACTTTTACATCCTCAGTGTTGCCAATATAGTGCTTGGCCCTttgcccattcactttgaatGGGGCTTCAACATGACGCTTCAATTCTATTTCACCATATGGGAACACCCTCACCACAGTAAACATCCATGCCACCTATACTTCAACTTGCCTCAAAACAAGTGAAGTCTCGAATTATATAGCAACACCTGATCATGTGGCTCAAAtactcttttcttaatttttttatcatcatGAATCTTCATATTCTCCTTTTATAATGCATAACATTCATAAGACCagagccaaaattcatccaacttattcaCTTTGCTCATCCCCATCTTTGTTGCATtatgccactcaaaattcagcttcttcaatgcAAATAGTGgcttatgctcaagttcaacaTGCAAGTGACATGCCTTACCAAACACAAGCTGATATGGGGAGGCACCTATGGGGGTCTTATAAGCTGTTGGATAGGCTCATAATGCATCATCCAACTTTCTCAACCAATCAGTTAtgttggcattcatagtcttcaccaaaatggacttgatctctctattggagacctcaacctgtTCGCTTTTCTGAGggtgataaggtgttgccaccttatatTTTACTCCATATTTTTCAAGTAGACTCTTGAAAAGACAATTACAAAAATGCGACCTACATTCACTAATTATTGTACGTGGAGTGACAAATCGATAAAAATATGTTTCTTCAGGAATGTGGTGACACTTCTACCGTAATTATTAGGGAGAGATATAGCTTCCACCCATTTGGACGCACAGTCAACCTCACCCAGAATGTATTTAATGCCATAGGAGCTTACAAACGGCCCCATAATGTCcataccccatacatcaaatagcACCAACTCTAGAATAGGGATCATAGAAAGTTCATGGAGTCTTGAAATATTTCCATGACGTTGGCATTGGTCACAGGATATTACAAAGTCATAAGCATCCTTTTGAATTATCGGCCAGTAATACCCACATTGCAAGATCTTATTGGTTATGTGAGTTCCTTCATGGTGACCCCCCAACAGGTAAAGCATGATAAGCCTTTAGAATACTCATTATCTCTACCTCCGATATGCACCTACAAATTATACCATCCGCACAAATCTTGaatagataaggctcatcccaaaagaatTTCCTTGCCTCATGCAAAAATCTCTTTTGCTGCTAAAAGAACAAGTCTTCTGGTACAAGATCACTTGCCAATAAACTAGGGCATTAAGTCCTGTGATTCTTCCATAATTTATTCGTCTGGAAAAGTATCATTCATTTCAAGCCCATCCCTTACTTTCTTCATTACTTCTTTCTCAAGTCTGGACAAGTGATCTGTAACTTGATTTTTAGTGTCTTTCTGatccttcacctcaaaatcaaaGTCTTGTAGCAAGGTAACCCAATGAATCAATCTTGGATTTGAATATTTATTTGCCATTAGGTATCTCAATGTTGCATGGTCTATATGAATAATAACATTAGTCCCAATCAAATAGGATTAAAACTTTTCGAAGGAAAAAAACACTGCTAGTAACTCATGCTCGATAACAATATAATTCTCTTAAGCTGGGTTTAATGCCTTACTAGTATAGTACACAGGGTGAAGTACCTTTTCTGACCTTTGTCCTTGGACAGCACCTAAAGCCACACCGctttcatcaaacataatttcaaaTAGTAGACACCAGTCGGGGGACACTATAGTAGGGGTTGACACCAATTGCTCCTTCAAGAACTCAAAACCCTTTAGACATGcctcatcaaaatcaaacttcacctctttctcaagaagatTGCAAAGAGGATTTGCAATCTTCGAGCAATTTTTGATGAATCGCCTATAAAAGCCAGCATGGCCCAAAAAACCCCAAATACCCTTCACAGAGATTGgtggtggtagcttctcaattacTTTAATTTTTGCCTTATCCACCTCTATTCCATATTTTTGGAGATCTTGTACCCAAGAATAATTTGTTTTTTCACCATGAAATGGCACTTCTCCATGTCTAACAACAGATTGCATTCCTCACAACGACAAAG is a genomic window of Capsicum annuum cultivar UCD-10X-F1 unplaced genomic scaffold, UCD10Xv1.1 ctg80636, whole genome shotgun sequence containing:
- the LOC124895223 gene encoding KS1 protein-like, with amino-acid sequence MEEDIPPRSTPKMNNPRTSPPHLPSSSNGEEESCSQKEEDKNEGEDENKDNDEDGSISREDSKRKKEKKKKRQRTKEENPKIATRESIQSERDREKRVQKLAAWASSSRSADAAGMRSSTTPLPELYLSAPATISATITKSVPTADEIIDVEGGTQSEIPYAGPT